The following is a genomic window from Mya arenaria isolate MELC-2E11 chromosome 4, ASM2691426v1.
GGTAATTGAAACTGGTCTCTATCactgaaaatgaaaagtttttgAGTATCATTACTTTGTTATAGTTAGATAAGATGAATCACTCATGCTCATTCTGCCCACTCTTTATCATAtagattttaattcaggtcatcaaACTTATTTAGAATACAATTTCACTGGCTGAGGCATTGTCAacacaaaatctgacgcagggatttTGTATCGGATGAGTTACAGTGggcagacctttaaacacctgtgaaagttgaaattcttaatgattaagccctGTAGTTAATGattgcaatttcattggttgtaattgtaggttgtattctaaatgaGTATACACTACAAGCTTAgtataataattgttcaaatgatgtttattcatatacatgtatttctgtgTATTTGCTAGGACAGCACATCTACCTTTCGGCCCGTATTGATGGGCAGCTGGTGATCCGTCCCTACACACCTGTCTCCAGTGATGATGACAAGGGTTACATGGACCTCGTCATCAAAGTAATACTAGTATAAGACAAAATGTACCTGataaattattgtattcatGGATTGTGATAAAGCCTTAATTGTCTGACACTTGGTACCAAAATTACTCATTGAATTATCTTTGTTATATGAGGTGTTGATTTGTCCACCTTGtgatattttgaggttaaaGCTCTGTTTGGAAGTTTCTTAAATGTATTTAGTATATCTATATTTTTGGGCTGGGCTGAACCCTTCTTTTGGTGtaccaatttattttagtttgaccATTCTATTGTATACCGGTAGCTGTCTCTGAAAGAAGTGAATTTCAAACTGTGAAACCTGTGATTTCAGGTTTACTTCAAGAATGTGAACCCCAAGTTCCCGGATGGTGGTAAGATGTCCCAGTACCTCAATAACATGGAGATAGGGGACTATATTGACGTACGTGGACCCTCCGGCCTGCTCACATATGAAGGAAAAGGTATAGCTTGTGATAGGTTTGGCTTCTGGACATTTCTTTCTCTCATGGAGACATAAGTTTGTACTGTTAAGATTTTAACCAGTTCCGTCTTAACTTCATTATCTTATATGAAAAATTACAACAGCACTGTATGAGACTATGTTATACTTATGATAAAATTTATGAATTgctattgaataaatattgtatgatGCATCCAAATTTGCAATATGAAAACGTTTCCAAATACAGTACAATGTAAGTATTGAAGATTTAATGCTTCTTGTAATATTGTTGTTGTCACTTACACATAGATGTGATCTGcactatttaaacatttaagtgGTAAACTTTATTCAACATTATTGATTGAGTATTTAAGGTTGGAGGCAATAACctcatttcaatatgttattttaGGCGTGTTCAAGATCCGTGCTGACAAGAAGTCAGAGCCACAGACTGTGACAGCCAAGAAGGTGGGTCTGATTGCTGGTGGCACGGGCATCACCCCGATGTTACAGCTCATCAGACATGTTCTTAAGGACAAGGAGGATAAGACAGAACTGGCCCTGCTCTTTGCCAACCAGGTAGGAATCCTAGTTTTCTCCTTGTTGACGTACACAGTTTTAAGAAGACCTAGTGCTATTTATTAACTTTGTTATTTGTCATGATAATTAAAAATCGAAATCTTGTGTGCACAGATCCACATTTGGAATATGTTATTACCAACAAGGTTGAAAAAAATTGTCTGtgaattacatgtacatgtattggagATAAACTGATAGGATGTTAACATTGTATGTGAGCTTTGCATGTGCTTTCTCATTCCCATAGGTAAATTGGTGTTGGATAATGAATTATTAATGTAAACCACATGGACAACATGAACAATTAAGAAGTTAATGACATTAATCCTATAGGTTTTCAGTGTGTGTTAACATGAAAGCATCTGATCATGGCCTACCTCTTTTATCTCCCCAGACAGAGGAGGACATTCTGTTGAGGCCAGAATTGGAGGACATCGAGCAGGCATACCCTGGGCGCTTCAAGCTCTGGTACACCCTGGACAAACCACCCGCAGGTTAGCATTGATTATGTTTATAGCGGCTAGCTATTTGTTTATCAAAGTAATGAAGTCAAGATATTCCTGTATGTTTGGTGCTGTTTGACATATCCTATGTACAAATAAGCCAAACATCTCACGGTCCATCCATTTTTCGTGTTCAGGCTGTAACATTGTCATtcaaaaagaattttaaaattacttggcCCATGTGTTCAGTACATAAAGACGACCTGTTGGATGCAAGTCTCACGTCTCTTCCTCAAAGGTcatgcaaacaaatatatcattattgaaTGCTGCTtatctgggctgtaactttgtcatgaaCAAAgggattttcaaaataatagcACATGTGTTCGGTACACAAAAGCTGTGTGCTGTGTGCAAAACCTACGACCCTAccgcaaaggtcaaggtcatacttagaGGTTTATTATTCTGGAATGTTGCATGAATGCAGCTACAGAATAGTTGCTcatgtcagggctgtaactttgtcatgcacatgagggattttaaaattacttggcaTGTGTTCGGTACCAAAAGAAGACATGCTGTGTGGATGACCCATGTCTCTGCGTTGAACTGCATCACTCCTGGCATATGCTTTATGTTTATGATACCACTTCCTGAATATAGGCATATTAGTAATTGCATTATTCATTGTACTGGGTCAGACTTTGAGGCATTTGTCActgactgtgacagctcttgttcataGATAAAGTCATTGcagagtgtgtgttttttttatttcaactataatcaaacaaaaaattacatattttgcaaCTTTCAAGGCCAAAAAAGCTAGTTTGTTGTAAGTTTTTCAGTatagtgtttaaatattccTTTACTAAACAGCAAACTAtttcaaattataccaaaatgatatgtggtcaccaggcatccaaaattCACATATTGAACATCACTCTGCCTAATATCATTGTTAATATATGAAACTTAGCCGACCAAATAACGGATCAGCGTTGACATCCACCAAGTGGGAATACTGGTGTGCCATTGTTATTACAAGCATTGCTTGCAAACAGATAACTTTCTTTTGAAAATGTAGCTGTGGGAGTAAAAAAATTTCACTGCTGAATGgtcaaatttattgattttagaatataataaagaaaacatctgAATTCAAAATGTTATGCCGGTAACTCCTGActtgtttatttgtattcttCAGACTGGAAGTACTGTTCGGGATTCATCAATGATGGGATGATCAAGGACCACCTGCCTGTCCCTGGGGATGGCAGCCTTGTGTTGATGTGTGGGCCCCCGCCCATGATCAACTTTGCCTGCATACCCAACCTAGATAAACTGGGATACACATCCGACATGAGATTCTCTTTCTAGACACTTAgcagctttaaatatatatagatatatatatactttgttGTATAAACAGCAATATCCTGAGCAGGACTTGATGGGCACATTGTTTGGTAGTTCTTGTTGAATGATGAAGGCAAAACATCTTCAGAGGGAATTATAGtttttttgtacattgtataaaataaagggGTTGCAAACTAACAGTGCTATTTGGTTGTGAtactttgatatacatgtgttcaGGATAAATGACTTTTTTTGTGTTTGGACCATACATCGGTAAGACTTAATGATGACTGGATCTGTTTAGTTAAGGAAGTAACACTATTGTGAAAGATGCATTTTAACTGCaccagttattttttttcttgttttctggtttattgatatttagttGATTATTTATtctacattttaattaattaggAGGTATGTAtgctttttatgtatatttagcattgtccaataaaaactttttactGCTTGTacttcttgaaataaaataattgtaagttATAAAACAGAGTATCTTTGTTGTTCGTTGGCCTTAAAATattagaataaaacaaaatattagataCAAAAGGTCTGACAGTACAAGGGCTGTAGTAAACAGAATAAGTCTGGGAGATCATCTTTTCAACTTTCACTGTTGTGTACATTTCTAATTAAATTACTTCAAAAAATAAGTGTGACATTTGATTGATTATTACAGACCCTAACGTTAACAAGTTAAATGAATCATGTTCATCATGTACTCGTATTACAATGCATATCAATGCtaataaaatcttattattTTGAGTATTCCTGACAGGCAATTTAAGTGGTTAAgggtctttttttaaaaaggtagtAGTGGTTGATggaaacaatacaaatattgcaatattgacTCCTGATGTTTGTTAAAAGTCCATTGTTTTGAGCTGAGTAAGTTAGACCATAATTTTGTGGTCTGAAAATTATACAAGGTGATTTATGGGAACAGACGTAAGGGAGATGGTTTTTACCTTGACCATGACCTGTGATCCAAAACTTTAGCGATTATTTcaagatttctttaacatttGTGAAAGGGTCTCGAATAATTACTGGATGCATTTTGCCCTCTGAAAGCATTCAATCTAACAAAGCtgatttttttctccttttttatcattatgatTTCGAGAAAAATCTTATCAAGACCAGGAAAAGTGATTAGATTAAAGTGACATAATTTTATGGAAACTGAGCAGAATATTCACACATTTATGTACACATTAAGGCCACCATAACACAAAGTTATAAGGTTTCTTACAAAAGAAATgaattgtttaagaaatatcatACAATTAGTTGCTGGTTTGTCCATtggtctctctctctctatatataaatatagagtGATTCATCCAACACTACTTGTGTGGCTGATTACTTGGTAACCACAGGCTTGAAACAATGGGAACTACAGGGGCAAGCCTACCAGCCAAAATAGTTCCCTGCTTAGAGGCACATAGTTCAAGaccaaacagacagacagaatgaGAAACGGCAATGTTACAATACAACTAAGTTTAACACAGAGTACATATTCATTAAGAACAGTCATCAAAACAGGAGTTTGTTGGAAGCCTTAGAAAGAGACACACACATTGTAGGCACACATTGTCACaggtttgtttatatttcaccaGTTATGACCCATCTCCCTACATGTATTGTACTTATACAGGTATTTCTGATGAACCACTGTCTTGAATTCAACAATTTTACTTTATAAGAAGCTTCATTTGCAAGAGGAGCTGTGTATAATCATCAGATTGTTCTCTCCACTGTATTTGAAGTCATGGCACTCTGATTTTCCCATTCATAGAGTTCCTATGAATGCACACTTAAACGTATGTCATTTGCTTCCGAAACTTGAGGAAATTAAATACCACCTTTGTCAATCGTATTCGCCAAATATATTAGGTTTATGTGAAACTTTTTTACACGCAGATATCAATGACAATATGCTGCAAGTTAAGAATTACACGTTTGAAAGGAAAGACCGAGAACATAAAAAGGGAGGGGGTATTCTTGTTTACGTGaacaataatatacagtacCGTAGACGTCTAGATCTCGAGGTAAATGACATTGAATCGATTTGGCTTGAAATTAATGGTCTATATTGCAAATCGTTcttaatcaatttcatttatcgaCCTCCGAACTCCCAACAAAAATGGATTGACTTATATGATAAGCAGTTAGAAATAGCTGATAGTTCTAATattgggtttcatttaattggagattttaatatcaattattcgCCGGAAAGtggcaaatataacaacactaAATGGGCAGATCTTACCACGAAGTATGGCTTGGaacaattaatcaaatcaccaacaagaatttcaaaaaataactctACTATAATAGATCATTTATATACGAATATGAGTAATCATGTAACTGAATGGTGTGTGTCTCACTTATCACTAAGTGACCACTTTCCCGTTTGTTTCACACATTCTATTACAGACAAATTACCAAAATTGGCCCCTAATAGCCatacagttatacaatatagatcttttaagaaatttgaaaaagaagctTTTCAGGCAGAATTGATGTTTTCAGGACTGGATGAAATAGACTCATTGTCAAATTCCAATGATGCACtgaaaagattttatgaaattctaaatggcattttatctAAACATGCCCCAGTCAAAGATAAACGTGTGAAACGCGAGAATCAGCCTGATTGGTTTACTGAGGaaattatatctataataaatcaCAGGGATAAATGCCGAAAAACTGGCAACATAGACCAGTATAAAATACTTAGAAATAAAGTAACTTCtatgataaagaaaagtaaaaagaattttttcaacaatgcaataaaagacaataaaaatccgacatatttatggaaaaatctaaaagatatttcacatttgaatcAATCAACTGTGACAGCATTACctcataaaatgacatttaatgaatttccgGTTGAAGATCCGTCAAATATTGTAAACGaattaaacagtcattttgtaagcatttcaaacattataaataaaacaaagtttttgaatacaaattttagaaacttaaaacatattctagATACAAAACTAGGTACAGATAGGTTtgagattaaacatattacccCTTATGAAGTCCAtactattattgataaattaaatgttggaaAGGCCACAGGCATAGATGGAGTAGGCCCCAAAATTTTGAAGCAATGTGGTGATACTATTACACCTTGTATAGCATCAATTATCAACAGTAGTATAGCGCATGGAGTTTTCCCTGATAAACTGAAAGAAGCACGAgtaataccaattttcaagtcgGGCAACAAAGAGGACCCCAATAATTACCGCCCCATTTCAATACTcccaactatatcaaaaatctttgaaaggcatatagcGACACAGGTACAGTTGTACTTTGAGAAAACCGATgtcatacacaaaacacaatctggatttagaaaacaccattcatgtaacactgctctaataagacttatagatacttggcttaaagatgttgacagtggtaaactagttggtgcgatatttttggatttgagaaaagctttcgatttagttgatcatgaaattcttctttataaattgaaactgtatcatttttctgaaatagcattgaatttgtttaaatcatatcttgaaaatagaaaccaaattgtaaagattggcaaaattaaatcgcaaaaactcactgttacatctggggtaccccagggttccatactgggacccttgctttttattttatacataaatgatattgcagttatgcatccaacattaaatatagatctatatgcagatgactcaacactttatgaatctggatatcagttgacggatattcaaaataaattacaacatcatttaaattatgttaataagtggtgtcaactaaataatatgtcattgcatccttccaagactaaatgcatgttaatagggtctgcaaataaattaaaaaacactgggaatcttgaactttgtattaatgatgttcaaatagttaatgttgttgtgcaaaagttattagggttgtatatagataatactctaaactggcatgtgcaaatcgattatgtttgtaaaaatctgaataagaaaattgcacttctaaaaaatataatatatttcctcacacctgatacaaaacgaatgttttacaatgcatatattctgccaaattttgattacggctgcttggtctggggcaagggaaccaattcatatgtgaataaaataaataacttacaaaaacgaattgcaaaaatcatacttggtaaatctaaacgagattcatcaacaaatctatataaagaactaaaatggctaaacttctcggatagatgtaaataccacgcagcagtattagtttacaagacgttgaatagcatggctccatcatatatgtcagaattagtaacagtttcagacaataatgtatatatgctaagatcaatggcacacaaagatattgttttacaaactagacctcgtactaattatatgaaagcatcgtttacatattacagcagaattgtttggaataatatacctttggaaatacgagaatcaaaaaactttaatacgtataaaataaaggtcaaacagtacctcataggaaacttgtgattatacaaattgtgatgttttattcataattatatttaactgagagtatctgtctaatattgattcaacatcatcatcatgtcatcatatgcatcattatcgtcagcatcaacagcatacttataatcatcatcatcatcgtcatcgttgttagcatcgtcttcatgtttgtcttatgattatttgccatattttcattctgtttcagagggccatatcgaaaataagattctgtagttttgtacatgatcttaatatgtcaccttcttaaaataaagatattattattattattattattattattattattattattattattatttttgtccaAACTACATGTATTCTCCATCAACTATTGGCTTTAATTCAACAAATCATAATTGCAAATTTCATTAACCACCTGTGATGCACATATCAGAAAGTTTCAGTCTATTCACAGAGTTATGACCAGCCCTTATAACATATAAGAGTTATAGcatcattttttgtcttgtctATTTCTGAGCAACCACAGAATTGGatttaataaatcttcaaaCGAAGCATTATTACAAAGAGGAGATGCTGTGCTTCCCAAAGATGGATTGTCAGCATGTTCCAGTCTGATAGAAATTCCATCAATATACTGTGGTTGTTCCATTGACATTGACAATGTTGTTGACATTTCCTTATATCATTCTTTACAGGATTTGAGAAACTAAAAATATTCACCATCATATAACTACACTATCAGTGTCGGCGTTGCAGTTTACAAATGTGTAACATGTATTCAGATAAGGTTAGAAGCACTGTTGCAAGGTAATGAAATTAAACCCactattaaaattcatttaaatctgGGACCAAAAACAATCCTACTCCCAGTTTAAATTGAATAGTATGGCAGGAATcaagatatttttataagtatacttttttattcaaatatgcaATTGTTACATATGTCAactcaaacaagaaacatattgaaataaatattggacGGATGTGGCTTCAAATATGTGTTCAATCTAATAACAAAATACTGTACATGTAACCTTTAAAATTTtcacaatgtaaaaaaaaatgttttattcaatttgaaaataataaagtaaaattattaGATATATAGTAAAAAAGAATCTTAAAGACcacaattaaatgcatatttcaatatgctcaaacaaatgtcaaaacaacaacaatatttatccatttttttttactcagGAGCATTCCAATTCTTTGAGATGATgttcaaaaacagttttaaatcaaaGATGCATTGTCTAACAACTTTGATTGACTAAAGTCCCTGTGTGAGCCAGGCTTTAGGCGTATGTGAGGACTTTTGTGGCAGAGAGTAGCTGATGTACACAGTCCGTAAACTCAAAGTTGGTGTCCATTATCCGCTCCCTTGCATCCTTTGTGGAGTATTCCGTCAACAGGTGGTACAGGTTTGACTTGAACTGTGGGAAGAATAGAAGATTCTTGATAATTTCAGCTCAGCTTTAATTTAAAGGTACAATGGAAGgatatttgaatattctgaggctataagaaaaacaaaaaagaaatgtttaggcagaagtaaacaatatatttcaaaatgatagatttaacattatatattgaaaccatatcaattttaaaataacagatTTAAGGTACAGACATTGTAAGGAAGAAAACATGAAACTTACAGCAGTGCCCTCGGCATAGTCCTCGGAGTAGGCGTCGTCAAACTCGGTCATCTTCAGCTTCAAGCTCCTGCGCTTGGTCATTAGGAACAGGGACCAGTCCTCCTATAAGTCACAGAATGGATATTAGtatcttgaaatgttttaattaccGGTATACCAGATGATTCACCAATCCAAGACTTGTAAAATTACTTCCCAttcaatgaagttttaaaatcattacaaGGAGCATAACATAATCAAACTGCAAAGATCTTCATGGTTATCATGTTGAACAATTTTGTATTCGGTAAAATGAAGATGAAGTGAGAAATTAAGCCTTGAAGTACATGTTAGCTATTTAAACTAGTTATGCTTaataatgttgagaaatttGTGCcacatatttaaaacagaatgTTGATATACAGAGAAAACAACAAGCTGCTTACTTCAGGAAGTGGCTGATCCTCAAGGGACTCTGCCCCTTGGAAGAGCAGTTTCTCACGGTCCTGGGTCTCGCTGTTCCATTTGGACCATGAGAATGCGTATGCTGATGCAGCCAGGGCTATCTGCTCATAACACCACTCCTCAATCACTGGATGCTGGAAGACAGTACAGGTTCATCAGAACAGGGTGGAACcccatgtatatatacatataatacaccagtcaattgttatcACGGCCCCAAGGTCCAGGGAAAAGCgtggactttgactttcggtccagccaaccccgggttaAATCCCAGCTCTGCGGAGACAAACttctggtaaaatccccgccaaatgcccccaacACCCCAGGGTCTCTAGGAAAGGCCCATgacccgctatttttggcgcaaagacgaaaccaccgcattcaccctgcactgcggggccacctggaaggtaaaaacacggcccatttccccggtatacccccggacctggtggggccatggttacaattgactggtgcataatattatatcaaattgtttaaatatatcttaagtgacttcattttaaattttaattatgtcaTTCAACAGTTACTACATGTAACATGTTTGTTGACCAAATAATTGCAATGGTTTACGCTCAAGTTGGAGTTGACAGAACTGATTGACCATCAACAGATTGACAATATCAGGGCAAAGGGACTCCTATCAGATAAAATTcttaattgcaatttaaaaaaaatcttacagaTAGTAAAATTACTTCAGgtgaactaaaatataaaaataaatcagaaattaAACTGAACAGACCAAGCCCACACATCATAAACAATAATACTGAACAGAAAGATCATACAGCATTATCCTTCAAGTTTCAGTCAAgaacattaaaagtaaaaatttgaacaatatttggaGACAATGTAGAAGGAAAGGAGTCGTACATTTAAGGTTTTTGCCTCAATATGAGATAATTATAGTACATTGTTCACACAAGAAAGACACTAAGGCAGGGAATGATTATTTGATACAGAACCTTGGATCAACATTATTCCAACTTGATTTCCTTTTATGACAGACCATATAACTTTGGAATTTCCATGGGCATAACAAGGTAAGTGTGATGAAGCAGGGAGAAACATCTAATCTTACCTTTGCTAGAGGTCGACCCCCAGTGATCTCCTGATCACAGCATTATGATCATATAAAATAGTGTGAGAAACTACtttggaataatatattttatttatacccAGCTTTGTAGCTCTCCATACTGATAAAGGATTAAAACAGTAAGGTAAAATTGAAATGGTGACATTAACTAAATTAATACCAGGCCTCACCAGGAGTGAACTGTAGGTAGCTCTAAAAATGGGTTAATTTCTATATTGACATTAATATAATTCATTAGTATCATGGAAGTCCCTACCTTATCCTGGATGCTGACATATTTggcagagtcatcagctgggaACACATTTATACCAGCCTTGCGAAGCGTCtgaaataacagaaatattacaatgttttCACAACTTCaaatcatacatacatgtacatttctaAACTTTTATGGCCTTAACAACAATTGTTCATACTCGTAAGAGGTGTACAAGAAACATTGAATATCTTGAGTATCTTCTGCAAACAAGATGCAAATGAGCAATGACTATCATCGAATCATCTTGTTACCTTGATCAAATCTTTGGGAGTGAGCCATCGCCCTTTAATGTGTTCCAGCTCTGGCTTGTCATCGGGCTTGCTTAGGCAGCACATGGCGTCCTGTGGGAGAAAAGGAAGGGATATTACATGCTGCATTTCCTGCAGAatcaaaaaatgataaaacaaaactaaatctCACAATTGTTTTGACAATACCTTTCAAccaaccaacaacaacaatctttTTTGCATTGCTGATTATAAGTCAAAACCTGAATAAGTAATGATTTCAAAAGTTCAATACAAGTAGAGCTTTTAAGTATTGATCTATTCAACACAACTGTTTACTACTAAAACACTTTTCTCCCTAATGAAAAACTTGTATATCAAGAATAGGTGAACACAGTTTTTCCCATTAAATACCTTGATTTCAATTTCAATCTCAATGATAGCAGCTATGATGGTGAGGACAGCAGAGTTTGTCTTGTGAGGGCGGAGTTCCCATGACTGGAATGGCATGTTGATGTGGGCATCCTGTAACAGGGCCATTGTCCCGAAATATGCCGTCTTAAAGGAAAACATCCGTGTCTCTGAAAACACCAAGaattaattatttcaagttAATGTTATTTCTATTTGTAAGTGTATGTGTATTCCTTATGAAAATCTGCTCATTATTTTACTGTACAAGTATTACTAAGCTGGGCATACTGAAGTCTTGTGATAACAAAACCACTATTATCTTTGATATTGGcgcaaaatgataaaaaactaATATGATTCAAAGTGAGGCACAATCATTACCTTCGTTATATTTGAAGTCAGTAAAGCCGT
Proteins encoded in this region:
- the LOC128229826 gene encoding NADH-cytochrome b5 reductase 3-like isoform X1, translating into MMNRWLVIGVPVVVGTAVVAVTAVLAKVFLFGDKKKKAPVALQDPTIKYPLKLIDREEVSHDTRRFRFALPSMDHILGLPVGQHIYLSARIDGQLVIRPYTPVSSDDDKGYMDLVIKVYFKNVNPKFPDGGKMSQYLNNMEIGDYIDVRGPSGLLTYEGKGVFKIRADKKSEPQTVTAKKVGLIAGGTGITPMLQLIRHVLKDKEDKTELALLFANQTEEDILLRPELEDIEQAYPGRFKLWYTLDKPPADWKYCSGFINDGMIKDHLPVPGDGSLVLMCGPPPMINFACIPNLDKLGYTSDMRFSF
- the LOC128229826 gene encoding NADH-cytochrome b5 reductase 3-like isoform X2, with translation MPGSEAWGVPVVVGTAVVAVTAVLAKVFLFGDKKKKAPVALQDPTIKYPLKLIDREEVSHDTRRFRFALPSMDHILGLPVGQHIYLSARIDGQLVIRPYTPVSSDDDKGYMDLVIKVYFKNVNPKFPDGGKMSQYLNNMEIGDYIDVRGPSGLLTYEGKGVFKIRADKKSEPQTVTAKKVGLIAGGTGITPMLQLIRHVLKDKEDKTELALLFANQTEEDILLRPELEDIEQAYPGRFKLWYTLDKPPADWKYCSGFINDGMIKDHLPVPGDGSLVLMCGPPPMINFACIPNLDKLGYTSDMRFSF